The bacterium genomic interval TTCGTCCGTCCGATGGTCGACGAGGACATCTCGAGGCTCCTCGAAGTCCGCATCCGCCGGATCTCCGCCTACGACATCGAGCGCAATCGCCAGGAAATCGCGGACATCAACAAGAAGATCAAGGAGATCGAGCGCAAGCTGAAGAACATGGTCAAGACGACCGTGGACTATCTCGAGGGGATGATCGAGAAGTACGGTGAGCAGTACCCGCGCCGCACGCAGATCACGGAGATCCAGCAGGTCGACAAGAAGGCCGTCGCGCGCCAGAACCTGCGCCTCTCCTACGACAAGAAGTCGAGCTTCTTCGGGACCGACGTCCGCGGCGACCAGTTCAAGATGACGGTCTCGGAGTTCGAGCACGTGCTGGGGATCGCGAAGGACGGGACCTATCGGATCATGAACGCGCCGGAGAAGGTCCTCTTCACGGGCCCCATGATCTACGCCGAGCTCTTCGACCCGGAGCAGGGCACGGAGTTCATCGTCGTCTACCGCGACAAGAAGAAGATGGCCTTTGCCAAGAAGATCAAGATCGAGAAGTTCATCCGGAACCGCGAGTACCGCCTGATCAAGGAAAAGGGGGGGCGGGTCGACCTCTTGCTGGGCCCCGACGAGCTCGGCACGGTCCACATGGATTTCGTCCCCGCGAAACGGCAGCGCCTCAAAGAAGCGGACTTCGACCTCGGCGGCCTAGAGTGGACCAGTCCGACGGCGCGGGGCGTGCGGATGGCGCCCAAGCCCGTCGGCAAGGTCAAGTTCCTGCCAGCGCCCGAGGGCGACGGCGGCGCCAGGAAGAAGGGCGCGACGAAGAAGGCCGCCGGTACGAAGGCGGCGAGCGGCAAGGCGAAGAAGGATGGCAAGCAGGGCGATCTCTTCTAGGGCGGGGGCGAGGCGGATGTTGGAGGTCTCACTCGTCGCAGCGCTCGTCCTGGGGATCCTCGTATTCGTCGCGTGCAACCGCGCCGACCGCGCCAAGGACTTCGCGGCAGCGGGTCCCGGGCTCGGGATGCAGTTCTCGGACGATCTGCCGGAAGACGCGGCGGCGGCGATTCGCGCGATACCCTCGGTCGCGCGGCGGACACGGAACTTCTTTCCGAGGGTGCTCGCGAACCCCGAGGCGATGGTCTTCGACTGGGTCTGGCAGGACGACCGCCTGAAGGACCGCAACCGCGGGACGCAGACGGTGGTGGCGCTCCGTCGGCCCGGAGCGGCGATGCCGGGGTTTCTGCTCGCGGAGAAGGCGGCGATCACGCGTGAGGACGCGCGGGCCGCGGGAGACGAGGTCGCGTTCACGTCTCCGGATCGATGGCTCGATCGATACGCCCTCCACGGCGAGGACAAGGAGGCGCTCCGGCGGCTCTTTCCCGAAGCGGCGCGCGAGGCGCTCACGACTCTAGCGGGTCTCCGCCTGGAGGGAGCCGGAGAGTGGGTGATCGTGTACGGACCCGAGCGCGACGTGGACCCGACGTCGTTCACGACGGAGCTCGCCACGGCGCGGGCGCTGGTGGAAAGCTGGGTCTCGCCGCCGACGGGATCTCAGTAGCGATTCCGCTGGTCCCGCGCGCGTAGATCCGCGGGCGGAGGAGCAGAAGCATGTGGAAGCGGTTGGGCATCGGATTCGCGCTGATCGTGGGCGTCCCTTTCTTCGTCGGCGTGGCGTTCCTGCTCGAAGCCCATCTCGAGCTGCGCGGCCTCGAAGTGCCGCTTCCGAGCGAGGCGGAGCGCGCCGCGTTCGCGGCCTCCGAGCCGGGACCGGTCTCGATCACCTGGCTCGAGAGCGGCCGCCAGCGACGGAGCGACGGTCTCTCGTCGACGACCGGGAGCTTCCTGCTCGGCTGGCCCGACGGACGCGAGTTCCTGATCGATGTCGGAATGACGGCGGATGGCATGCTCGAATTCGGCGCGGCCCTGGAGGTGGCGATGGACGCGGGTCCGATCCAGGTATTCGGTTCGGCGGGGGCCCAGCTCGGTCCCTCGGCCGAGCGGGTCGCAGGCGTCGGATTCAGCCATCTCCATCACGATCACACGGATGGCGCCGCCGAGCTCTGCCTCGCCCGGGACGGCGCGCCGCTCCCGATGGCCTGGGTACCGGATCAGGCGGAGCGCGGCAACTACACGACGGATCCCGGGCGGGCGCGACTGGACGACGCGACCTGCCTCGAGCCCGTGCGTCTCGCGCCCTCGAGCGCGGAGAGCGCGCTCCACCCGGTTCCGGGGCTCCCGGGACTCGCCGCGTTCACCGCGGGCGGGCACACCCCCGGCAGCACGGTCTTCGTCGCGCGCCTGCCGAACCGGATCGTGTACTTCGCAGGCGACATCACCAACGAGCGCCCACGTCTGCTCGCCAACGAAGGCAAGGGGTTCGTCTACAGCTACCTGATGGTGCCCGAGAACACCGGACGGCTCGACGTGCTCCGGCGATGGCTCGCCTCCCGACACGCCGAGGCGGACACCTTCGTCGTCGTGTCCCACGACCTCGAGGGGATGGCCGAAGCGGGGATTGCCCTGCCGGTCCGGTGATCGGGGCTAGCGGCCGATGTGCTCCAGGAGGAACTCCCGGAGCGCCTTGAAGTACCTGATCCGATCCTGGCTTCGCGCGAAGCCGTGTCCGGTCCGAGCCAGCTCGATCGTTCGGACAGGCGTGCCTTCGAGCTCGAGCGCGATCTTCATTCGGACGAGATGGTCCCAGTCGACGCGGCGATCCCATCGGCCGTGCGCCAGCAGGACCGGGATCCGGATCTTCTCGGCGTTGTATGCGGGGGAGTACTCGACCTGCTCGACGTAGTCTTCGTCGGGATTTCCGACGCGCTCTTTCATCCCCTCGACCAACCGTTCGCCCAGGAAGACGTCGTCGTTGTTGAACATCAGCGCGATGTCAGAGACACCCATGAGCGAGCTGGCGCACCGGTACGCCTCGGGCCGGCGCACGACGAGCATGAGCGCCGAGTATCCGCCGTAGCTGGCACCGTGGGTACAGATCCGATCGCCGTCGACCAACCCGCTCGACACGACCTGGTCGATGGCGGCTTCGATGTCGTCCTCGATTCCGCGACCCCATTGACGATTCCCGGCTTTCTCGAAGCGGGTGCCTCGTCCACCGGAACCGCGGTAGTTTACGCGCAAGATCGCGTAGCCCATCCTCGCTAGGTACTGGACGTCGGTGTTGTAGGTCAGCTGATCCGCCACGCCGATCGGTCCGCCATGAGGCATGACGACGAGCGGGGGTGTCCCCTTCATTCTCGGAGGGAGGGTGAGGAAGGCCGTTACCTCGATTCCGTCCGTCGATGCCACCCGGAAGCTCCGGCTCTGCGCGAGGATGTTGTTGTCGAGCCAGGGGCGGATCCGTCCGATCTCCTCGACATCGCCGCTCTCGATATCCAGCACGTAGAACCCCCCCCGGATCACCGGGCGGCGATACCTGGACGGAGACCACTCGCCCGTCGAGTGAGCGACCCGTGACCATCGGCCTCCGACCGGGGAAGGCGCGGTCGAGCGCGTCTCGTAGGAGTCCGTCGTTCGTCTCGAAGTAGTCCTGCCGGATCTCGCCCTCTTCGATGAAGGTCACGCCGAGGATTCCGCTACCGGAACCGTCATAGAGGACCGAGATGAGATCGGCCGTCGGATGCTCGTAGACGATGCGACCCACCTCGTCGTTCTCCGGGTCGTACGCGTAGAGGCCGTAGCGGTCGTCGTCCGGTTTGGTGGCCACGAGCATCGCGTCTCCCTCGCTCGTGAAGCCCATGGGTACCAGGTCGAGCTCGTAGATCTTCTCCTCGTCGGTCACCGTTCGCGCGATTCGCCAACTGGTCTCGCCTCGATTCCGGTACCGGATCCGCAGTACGAGTGGATCGTTGCCGATCGTGATGGCGCCGCGGATTTCGCCGCGCCCGTCCGAGAGCCAGCTGATCACGTCTTCGTCGAATGACGCGACGGGTTCTCGCCGCTCCTCGGATTCGGGCCTCGTCCAACGCCGCCAAACCTTGTTCGTCACTTCGAGGTCCGCGTAGGGGACGCGATAGACGGCGCGACCACGCTCGAAGGGTTGGAAGAGCAGCTCGCCCTTCACCTGCGTGAGCGCATCGACGACCCGGCCCGTCGTATTGACGTCGATCCTCTCGAACGCGAGGGGATCGTCGCCCCCGCTGAACGCGACCAGGCCGTAGAAGGTGCGCCTCGCCGTCGCGATCTTCGAGTTCGCATCCCAGCCGAGGAGGAGCGTGTCTTCATCGGACCACTCGAGATGGCTGAGGATGCAGGAGTCCAGATGGGCGCACGGAGCGAACTCCCAGACGATCCGGTCGTCGCCGCTTTCGAGATCGACGACCGCGGCTCGAGGCCCCTTGCGTTCGCGTCGATAGACGGCCACGCGTTTCCCGTTCGGGCTCACCCGCGCGAGAAAGTGATAGGGGTCGGAGAAGAGTTCGCTCACCGAGGCGAGGACCTTCACCTCGCTGGCCGTCGCGGGGACGACCGTCGTCATGAGAACGAGCACGAGAAGGAGTCGAAGGAGCGCGCTTCGTGCCCGGCGAGGCTCAGGGCTTCGCATCGTCGCCTCCTGACTCCGCGGATGCCTCGGCCCGGAGACGCTTGAGCCGCGTCGAGTAGTAGTTCAGGAAGTTGTCGCGTCGCCTCCCCGTGTAGCTCGCCGGATGTTCGAGGAGGAGCCAATCGGCTTCGTCGAGAAGCTTCTCGGCGATCTGTCCGCTCCGGTTCATGGTGAAGCTCATGAGCCGGAAACCGTCGCGAAACACGATCAGTCGGCCGGGGTAGTTGACCTCCCCTTCGTGCACGGTGAATTCGAGGAACGGGTTCTCGTCGTTCAGGTCGACCTCGAAGGGGACCATCTTTCCCCGACGCGGGTACCCCATGATCTCGACCCGGCGGAAGCGGTAGTCGCCCGCTTCGACCGCGATCAGCTTGAGAGAGTTTCCTTGCGGAAGATCTTCGATGCTGAACTTCCGGCCGGAGTCGCTCGTCGGCGCGACCCAGAGACGCGGGACGTCGTGGCTCAGCTGCATGTCGAGGAGCACGAAACCCTGGCCGGGTCCGAGTGCATGCTCCGTCTCGATCGGGCGCAGCGCGACTCGGAGCGTGCTCGCGGAGGTTCCGGCGCAGCTCGCGATCGAGAGAAGCGCCAGTGCACCCGACAGAGAGAGCCACCGGCGGAAGAGAACGCTGCGCATACGTCGATCATAGGCGGTCGAAGAGGCTGGCCATTGAACCGAGTTAAGCGCCCCGGCTGATCGCGAATCCCGACGAGGGCCTCGCGGCGGGGGCGGCGCCTGGTCGGGCCGATCGGGTCGAGGGCGAGAGAACGACCGTCTCCTGGCCCTCAGGGCCCCGACAGCCGATTCCGCTTGACTTTTCTTTCGATATTTCGATAGATATAAAAATATGGAAAAGCAAGACGTTCTCAGCGCCCTCGCAGCCCTCGCTCAGGAGACCCGGCTCGACGTGTTCCTGCGCCTCGTCCAGGCGGGGCCCGCCGGAATGCCCGCGGGCCAGCTGGCGAGCGAGCTCGGGGCGTCCCCCGCGACGCTCTCCTTCCACCTGAAGGAGCTGCGAAATGCGCGCCTCGTCCACTCGGCGCGTGAGGGAAGGTCGATCCGGTACGCGCCGGATTTCGCCGTCATCCAGGACATGGTCGGCTTCCTCGGAGACAACTGTTGCCGCGACTCGCCGTGTGACGCCGAGCTCGCGACGGATCTCGATCACTGAACGCCCGTCGGCGTCCAGGACGCCGCTCGAAAGGAACGAACATGAGACTGCAGCTCGCACTCAACGTGAACGACATCGACCAGGCGGTCGAGTTCTACTCGAAGCTCTTCGATGCGGAGCCCGCGAAGCGCAAGCCGGGCTACGCGAACTTCGCGATCGCCAACCCGCCGCTCAAGCTGGTGCTCTTCGAGGTGAAGGACGCTCCAGAGCGTCTCAACCACCTGGGGGTCGAGGTCTTCGAGGCCGAGGACGTGACCGCGGCGACGGAGCGTCTCAAGGCCGCCGGACTCGCCGATCTCGTCGAAGACGAAGCGACCTGCTGCTATGCGAAGCAGGACAAGGTCTGGGCGGTCGAGCCCCAGGGCCTGCGCTGGGAGTGGTATCGCGTCCTCGAGGACAGCGAGACCTTCGGCGAGGACGCGACCGGCGTCGTGGAGACCGAGGAGACGCCGAAGCCGCGGATCGAAGCCTGCTGCTAGACCCGCGCTTCCAGCTCAGTACTGCCGCCACCGCCGTTGGATGTGACGCTGGCGGACGTCGACCTCGCGTCGACGATCTGCCGTGCTCACGACGGGCGTGTCCGCGGGCAGGAGGTCCCGCACGCCCTCGATCGGTGTCACGACGGTCTTGAGCGTCGGCATCTGGTCCCGGGGCGGCAGCTCGTCGAAGAGGAAGCGCATCGACATCGTCGCCTTCTCGAGGCCCGTCGTGGCGAGCCAGCCCGGCGTGCCCGGATCCCGCTTGGAGATCACGTAGTAGCGCGCGCCGTCGGAGGCGATCGGGTTCTGGCTGCCCGTCTGACTGCTCACGTAGTTCGCCTGGTCCGGGGACTCGCCCCAGAGATTGCTCAGCTGGAACCCGACGTAGTGGGGCTCGACGGGCGACTCGACGCGAACGACCAGGGCCTCGTCGTTGCCGATCTCGAGGGTTCCGGCGGCGTAGAGCTGACCGGCGCCGGCGGTCCCACCGGCGATGAAGGGCGGGGACGGCGGGTTCAGGTCGTTCGACGGGAGCGCCTGACGGCCGTCGCCGTTGCGGTCACCGTTCACCTCGAGTCCGAGCTCGTGGAGTCGATTCCAGAACGCCACCTGGTTCGCGACGAGTCGGCCGATCTGCCCGAGGTGGAGGCCCATCTCGGCGCTCGAACGTGGCGGTCGGGGCATCCCGCGCATGTCCATCCGGACGATCTCGAGCTCGAGCGGGACCTCGTCGTTCCAGTCCGAGAAGATCTCGCGCACGTTGAGCTGGGTCGCGTTGCGCATCCGGTAGGTCGTCGTTCCGAAGACCGACGGGCAGGGGACCTCCGCACGGCTGGCGAGGAAGTGCCCCTCGTAGTCGTGGGGGCGGCGGGCGGCGACGACGATCTCGAAGCGTCCCTCGTCGTCGAGCTCGAGATCGAACTGATCGAGGGAATCGAGGGTCTGGTTCCGACACGCGGTCATCTCTTCGAGCTGCCCGGTCTGGCCGATCACCGCCGTCGAGGTCTGGAAGATCACCACTCGCGGCGCACGGGCCCCGTCTCCTCCCCGCTCGCCGGTCCGCCAGGCCCGCGAATCGAGAGCGCGTCCCCGGACGCGGTACACGCCCTCGGCATCGATCGTCGCCGAGAGGTACATCGTGTCGGGATTGTCGATCGTCCATTTCGAGAGCATTCGGACCGAGCGCTGGAAGTAGGGGAAGTCGGGATCGCGTTGGGTCTGCGCCTCGATGATCCGCGCGAGGTGACCGAGGAGGTACCGGTAGCCCTCGGCGAGGTTGCGGTCCGTCGGCTCGGGTGGAAAGAAGGTCGGATCTTCGATCGCCGTCCGCGCGTCCTCGAGTCCCTGTACGAAATCGACCCAGCCGCGCCCGAGCGCGACGGGAGCGACCGCCGACTCGGCGGAGACCGTGACCCTGGCCGGCGCCTCGCTCTCGGGCTCGCTCGTCCCGAAGAGTGCGCAGCCGGACGCGAGGAAGGGAGTCAGCATCAGGGCCCGCCAGGAGCGGCGTGCCGGGAGTCCGAACGTCAAGGGATTCTCCTCGTCGCCACGATGGGGAGCGATCGGGCGTTCCGGGGGCTGTCGTGGGTCCACGCGGCCGGTGGCCCGCCGGGCGGCGGGGCTGTTATCGTGGCCCCGGTCGTCGCGGGCGTCAATCGGGCTCGCGTCTCGCCACCGGTCGTAGGTGCACGCATGAATCGTCGCGCCCCGGGTGAGTTCGGCGACGTCACAGAACACGAGAACGATGGGAGTCGATTCATGGACGCGATGGAAGCCCTCTACACCACGCGCGCGATGCGCCGCGTGAAGCCGGACCCGATCCCCGACGAAGTCCAGAAGAAGATCCTCGACGCGGCGATCCGCGCGCCGAGCGGCGGCAACTCCCAGGGCTGGCGCTTCCTCCTGGTCGACGATCCCGAGGTGAAGGGCCAGCTCGGTCCGGTCTACCGCGGCTGCATGGACACGCTCTGGGGCTCGATCTACAAGGATCGGATCGACGCAGCGGAGGCCAATCCGGACGACCCCGAGAGTATCTCGACCATGAAGATGGTCCGGTCGGCGAGCCATCTCGCGGAGAATTTCGAGAGCTACCCGCTCTTCCTCTTCGGCTTCTGCCAGTTCGACAACAGCGGCGGCTCGATCTGGCCTGCGATCTGGAACGCCTGCCTGGCG includes:
- a CDS encoding MBL fold metallo-hydrolase; the protein is MWKRLGIGFALIVGVPFFVGVAFLLEAHLELRGLEVPLPSEAERAAFAASEPGPVSITWLESGRQRRSDGLSSTTGSFLLGWPDGREFLIDVGMTADGMLEFGAALEVAMDAGPIQVFGSAGAQLGPSAERVAGVGFSHLHHDHTDGAAELCLARDGAPLPMAWVPDQAERGNYTTDPGRARLDDATCLEPVRLAPSSAESALHPVPGLPGLAAFTAGGHTPGSTVFVARLPNRIVYFAGDITNERPRLLANEGKGFVYSYLMVPENTGRLDVLRRWLASRHAEADTFVVVSHDLEGMAEAGIALPVR
- a CDS encoding nitroreductase family protein, encoding MNRRAPGEFGDVTEHENDGSRFMDAMEALYTTRAMRRVKPDPIPDEVQKKILDAAIRAPSGGNSQGWRFLLVDDPEVKGQLGPVYRGCMDTLWGSIYKDRIDAAEANPDDPESISTMKMVRSASHLAENFESYPLFLFGFCQFDNSGGSIWPAIWNACLAARTEGVGSAVTSVFFFQLEEMKKILGVPDDTWHFAACVSFGYPTGRWGVAPRIPVHEVSFRNSWDGDLGFEIPEPLFQMD
- a CDS encoding prolyl oligopeptidase family serine peptidase; translated protein: MIRGGFYVLDIESGDVEEIGRIRPWLDNNILAQSRSFRVASTDGIEVTAFLTLPPRMKGTPPLVVMPHGGPIGVADQLTYNTDVQYLARMGYAILRVNYRGSGGRGTRFEKAGNRQWGRGIEDDIEAAIDQVVSSGLVDGDRICTHGASYGGYSALMLVVRRPEAYRCASSLMGVSDIALMFNNDDVFLGERLVEGMKERVGNPDEDYVEQVEYSPAYNAEKIRIPVLLAHGRWDRRVDWDHLVRMKIALELEGTPVRTIELARTGHGFARSQDRIRYFKALREFLLEHIGR
- a CDS encoding VOC family protein, with translation MRLQLALNVNDIDQAVEFYSKLFDAEPAKRKPGYANFAIANPPLKLVLFEVKDAPERLNHLGVEVFEAEDVTAATERLKAAGLADLVEDEATCCYAKQDKVWAVEPQGLRWEWYRVLEDSETFGEDATGVVETEETPKPRIEACC
- a CDS encoding metalloregulator ArsR/SmtB family transcription factor, yielding MEKQDVLSALAALAQETRLDVFLRLVQAGPAGMPAGQLASELGASPATLSFHLKELRNARLVHSAREGRSIRYAPDFAVIQDMVGFLGDNCCRDSPCDAELATDLDH